Part of the Cryptosporangium arvum DSM 44712 genome, CCAGGAACCGCAGTGCGCCATCGGCACCGCCGCCGCGAACCCGCGCACCGCCTCACGCCCGGAGTACCAGTGCGGCAGCGGCGGCATCGACCACGTCACGTCGGCGGTGAGCAGGGCCACGAACGCGTCGGCGTCCCCCCGCTCGAGCGCGCCGGCGAAGCCCGCGACGGTGTGGCGCAGCCGGGCGTCGTCGGCCGGCTGGGTCGCCGGGAGCGGCGCGCGGGCCCGGGCCCGCTGCAGCGCGCTGTTCACCGACGCCACCGTGGTGTCCATCGTGGTGGCGATCTCGGCCACCGTGAAGCCGAGCACGTCGAAGAGCAGCAGCGCGGCCCGCTGGTTGCCCGGCAGGTGCTGGCAGGCGGCGACGAACGCCAGCTGCACGGCCTCGCGCTGCTCGTAGGCGCCGTCCGGGCCGGTGAACGGGGTCAGCCATGGCACGTCGGCCGCCGGGGCGTCGGTGGCGACCGGGTGGTCGGACGCCGGGCCCAGGTCGACCGGCAGCACCCGGCGGCCGCGGTGGGCCAGCGCGTCCAGGCACACCCGGGTGGCCACCGTGTAGAGCCAGGTCCGCAGCGAGCTGCGCCGTTCGAACCGGGCCAGCCCCCGCCAGGCGCGCACGAGCGCGTCCTGCAGGGCGTCGTCGGCGTCGTGGATCGATCCGAGCATCCGGTAGCAGTGCGCGCGCAGCTCCGGTTGCAGCGGGCCGACCAGGCGGCCGAAGGCCGCATCGTCGCCCGCCAGCGCCCGGCTCAGGTCGTCGTCGAGAAAAACTTCCGCCACGAGCGATGAGTCTGCCCGACGAACCCGGTCTCCCTCTCGAAGCCCCGATCCAGGAGGAACCCCATGCTCGACGTACCCGGCGCACGACTGCACTACGAGCTGCGCGGACGCGGACCGCTCGTGGTGCTCGCCGGTGCACCGATGGACGCCGACGCGTTCACCGGCGTCGCCGACCTGCTCGCGCTCGACCACACCGTGCTCACCACCGACCCCCGAGGCATCAACCGCAGCACGGTCGACGACCCGGACCGCGACTCGACGCCCGAGGACCGCGCCGACGACCTGGCCCGGTTGATCGCGCACGCCGACGCCGGGCCCGCGGTCGCGTTCGGCTCCAGCGGCGGCGCGGTGAGCGTGCTCGCGCTGGCGCAGCGCCACCCCGGGTCGGTGCGCGCGGTGATCGCACACGAGCCGCCGCTGATCGACCTGCTCGACGACCGCGCACAGCGGCGTGCGAAGACCGAGGAGATGATCGCGACCTACCTGGCCGGCGACCACCGCGGCGCCTGGGTGAAGTTCCTGGCGAACGCGAACATCCACCTGCCCGGCGAGGTGTTCGAGATGATGTTCGGCGGTCCGCGCGAGGGCCGGGCGGCCGAGGACGAGTACTACGGGTTCGTCCGCATGCTGCGCGGCACGTCGTACTGGCGCCCCGACCTCGAGGTGCTGCGTACCGCGACGGTGGAGGTCGGCATCGGTGAGGAGTCCGCCGGGCAGCTCTGCGACCGCACGTCGCGGGCGCTGGCCACTGCGCTGGGCACGACGCCGACGCTGTTCCCCGGCGACCACACCGGTTTCCTCGACCACCCGAAGGAGTTCGCCGCGCTGATCAGCGCTCGGGGCTGAGCGCACCCGGGAAGTCGCCGGCGCGGCCGAGCAGCGCGGGAACCTGCGTCCCGAGCTCGTTCTCGATGAGGGCGGCCGCGCCGACGACGCCGGAGAGCGTCAGCCCGGACGCGATCCCGGAGCGGCGCAACGCGTAGGTGAGGTCCTCGGTGGCGATGTTCCCGGTCGCGTTCGGGGCGAACGGGCAGCCGCCGATGCCGCCGGCGCTCGCGTCCAGCGCCGCCGCGCCCTGCTCGACCGCGGTCAGCGCGTTCGCGTACCCGGTGTTGCGGGTGTTGTGGAAGTGGAACCGCAGCGGTAACCGGGTGACGTCGCGCGCGGCCTCGACCAGCCGCACGACGTCCGCCGGCACGCCGACGCCGATGGTGTCGGCCAGCGCGATCTCGTCCGCGCCGGCGTCCGCGCAGTCACGCACCAGGCCCGCCACCGTCGCCGGAGCGACCTCGCCCTCGAACGGGCACCCGAAGCTCGCGCCGATCGTGGCCGTGACCCCGAGCCCGGCGGCGCGGGCCCGGCCGCTGACCGCCGCGAACGACCGCACCGCCTCGGCGACGCTCATGCCCTGGTTGCGGTGGCTGAACGTCTCGCTGGCCACCAGCACGACGTTGACCTCGTCGACGCCGGCGGCCAGGGCGCGGTCGAGCCCGCGCTCGTTGAGCACGAGCCCGATGTAGCGGACGCCGGGCGGGCGCGGCACGCCGGCCATCACCGCCTCCGCGTCGGCCATCTGGGGCACGCGTTTCGGGTGCACGAAGCTGGTGGCCTCGATCCGCCGGGCGCCGGCGGCGATCAGCGCCTCGATGTAGGCGATCTTCGCGGCCGTCGGCACCAGCGCGCTCTCGTTCTGCAGGCCGTCGCGCGGTCCGACCTCAACGATCTCCACCATGCGTCAGTGTTTAGCATCGACGTGGAATGTATGCAATGCGCGAGAAACAACCGTCCAACCCCTTGAAGAACTGGGAACTCATCCACTACATGTATGCAATCGGCGAACGAAGGGCCCTCCGATGACGGCAGCGAGCGATCGCGCGGCCGACGAGCTGCGCACCCGCATCCTGGGCGGGGAGTACGTGCCCGGCGAGCGCCTCGGCGAGGCCGAACTCGCCGCGACGCTCGGCGTGAGCCGCACCCCGGTGCGGGAGGCGCTGCGCCGGCTCGCGGCCGACGGGCTCGTCGAGATCACCACCAA contains:
- a CDS encoding alpha/beta fold hydrolase; the protein is MLDVPGARLHYELRGRGPLVVLAGAPMDADAFTGVADLLALDHTVLTTDPRGINRSTVDDPDRDSTPEDRADDLARLIAHADAGPAVAFGSSGGAVSVLALAQRHPGSVRAVIAHEPPLIDLLDDRAQRRAKTEEMIATYLAGDHRGAWVKFLANANIHLPGEVFEMMFGGPREGRAAEDEYYGFVRMLRGTSYWRPDLEVLRTATVEVGIGEESAGQLCDRTSRALATALGTTPTLFPGDHTGFLDHPKEFAALISARG
- a CDS encoding hydroxymethylglutaryl-CoA lyase, with the translated sequence MVEIVEVGPRDGLQNESALVPTAAKIAYIEALIAAGARRIEATSFVHPKRVPQMADAEAVMAGVPRPPGVRYIGLVLNERGLDRALAAGVDEVNVVLVASETFSHRNQGMSVAEAVRSFAAVSGRARAAGLGVTATIGASFGCPFEGEVAPATVAGLVRDCADAGADEIALADTIGVGVPADVVRLVEAARDVTRLPLRFHFHNTRNTGYANALTAVEQGAAALDASAGGIGGCPFAPNATGNIATEDLTYALRRSGIASGLTLSGVVGAAALIENELGTQVPALLGRAGDFPGALSPER
- a CDS encoding sigma-70 family RNA polymerase sigma factor, giving the protein MAEVFLDDDLSRALAGDDAAFGRLVGPLQPELRAHCYRMLGSIHDADDALQDALVRAWRGLARFERRSSLRTWLYTVATRVCLDALAHRGRRVLPVDLGPASDHPVATDAPAADVPWLTPFTGPDGAYEQREAVQLAFVAACQHLPGNQRAALLLFDVLGFTVAEIATTMDTTVASVNSALQRARARAPLPATQPADDARLRHTVAGFAGALERGDADAFVALLTADVTWSMPPLPHWYSGREAVRGFAAAVPMAHCGSWRHRPVRANGGPAVASYLADTPSGPYRPWSVNVFDFAGEKIAAITSFIGAEYFEAF